From a single Apium graveolens cultivar Ventura chromosome 2, ASM990537v1, whole genome shotgun sequence genomic region:
- the LOC141707157 gene encoding lysine-specific demethylase JMJ26-like isoform X2, protein MEGTSHSGSKRKAVQQAVVEVTDSDSSDSSTTTNYTLKRCKIEKSGADGEAKSCHQCKRNDKGRVVNCSKCEKKRYCTRCISNNYPNMNEEDFVEACPFCRDICNCKSCLRLDFPIKNETRLSEDDKIHHSKYLLKRLLPFVRQIHEQQIMEREMEAKIGGLSMSDVKVQIAYCPIDERMNCDYCRTSIADYHRSCTRCSYDLCITCCQELRDCCLHGQKEIMQDVVPEVGYLHGETCAPLSNGNLGTTTEMRDGDLVKAKPEWKPNKDGSISCPPESIGGCGKGILKLNQVLPDNWLSDMLVKAEKVYELYKLNDLPETPVHRSPCYKLAYDNNAKKKLRKAASRENSEDNCLFSPSAKDIEAGDLKHFQAHWLKGEPVIISGVLDTTYGLSWEPMVMSRAMHDKSQTDLAVVNCLNWCELLFVLQEDYSVSSFFKGYSEGILDLSDWPQMLKLNDWPPSGLLEDHLPRHNVEFISALPFKEYTHPHSGYLNLAVKLPNDHLTPDTGPKLYAAYGFSQELGRGDSVKKINCHESDVVYVLTHIKEMTFTPSELAEVKKLKEKHHLQDQRELYLNRKFGLEQQQQEHNDIEELEKAESGALWDIYRREDASKLKEYLSKHFGEFRHTYCLPVKQVFDPIHDGAFFLDSDHKRRLKQEYGIEPWTVVQNLGDAVFIPAGCPFQVRNLKVSTGFVSPENLDACLRLTEEIRVLPQEHGAKEDKLGVKKLILYAMRQVLDNLDAFPKKTECVNINSGSSSKEGGDFGSEPGFDLESESYFHPATQNVYARRQSKKNQRGIFSLRCDANRIGSDFQEAANVSKQISHVLTKTVQPLSSNDSPGSCSQLLRGEPISCEQTEYMDISSDSSKKSEHLGSSFDLESEYNPATQKVYSRSQSKDRRGMFRLRCDLTPVESDFQKEDIISQEVSHTITKSVQLPSKNDCSVKLPGQSSSQVSYSQAPRSVSAEMVGFFNHLEEQIQEDKFDVYRVLPPQIQLDEEIIQEHEKVLKKYLSGRLLDLANDSNFENFNKALHFLLACRRIPSHLQQGFVTLRWDLPNLTSRAYELHKEVNRGMVMPLARSKEREQLKSILGNYRQVEYNLVELEKEKDANLLVIARLVEQMKDHNLDEIIKLQASNEAIDAKINKFAEEAKALHKDATAQNYKVIHLEAMRAEYEANVENAMNRWVTMELKWKERVESLDY, encoded by the exons ATGGAGGGAACCTCGCACAGTGGTAGCAAAAGAAAAGCTGTTCAACAAGCTGTAGTTGAAGTTACTGATTCTGATTCCTCAGATTCATCCACCACCACCAACTACACACTAAAACGCTGTAAAATT GAGAAATCCGGGGCTGATGGTGAAGCGAAGTCTTGTCATCAGTGTAAAAGGAATGATAAAGGGCGTGTTGTGAATTGCAGCAAGTGTGAGAAGAAAAGATATTGTACTCGCTGCATTTCGAATAA CTATCCCAATATGAATGAGGAGGATTTTGTGGAGGCTTGTCCTTTTTGCCGAGACATCTGTAACTGCAAAAGCTGTTTGCGCTTAGATTTTCCCATTAAA AACGAAACTAGGCTCAGTGAAGATGACAAAATCCATCACTCAAAATATCTCCTGAAACGGCTTCTCCCTTTCGTTAGACAAATCCATGAACAACAAATTATGGAAAGAGAGATGGAGGCTAAGATTGGAG GGTTGTCAATGTCAGACGTTAAAGTTCAAATAGCTTACTGTCCCATTGATGAGCGTATGAATTG CGATTATTGTAGAACTTCTATTGCTGACTACCACCGGAGCTGTACACGATGTTCGTATGATCTTTGCATCACTTGTTGTCAGGAGTTGCGTGATTGCTGTTTGCACGGTCAGAAGGAAATAATGCAAGATGTAGTTCCTGAGGTGGGCTATCTCCATGGTGAAACATGTGCACCTCTTAGCAACGGAAATTTGGGCACAACTACTGAAATGAGGGACGGTGATTTAGTGAAGGCAAAACCGGAATGGAAACCTAACAAGGATGGTAGTATATCTTGTCCACCGGAGAGTATTGGTGGGTGCGGTAAAGGAATTCTGAAGCTGAACCAAGTCTTACCAGACAACTGGCTTTCAGACATGTTAGTGAAAGCTGAAAAGGTATATGAATTGTATAAGCTGAATGATTTGCCAGAAACTCCTGTACACAGGTCTCCCTGTTATAAATTGGCATATGATAACAATGCCAAAAAGAAATTACGAAAAGCTGCATCTCGAGAAAACTCTGAAGACAACTGCTTGTTCTCTCCAAGTGCGAAAGACATCGAAGCTGGAGACCTGAAGCATTTTCAGGCCCACTGGTTAAAAGGAGAACCAGTAATCATTAGTGGTGTGCTTGATACTACGTATGGTTTAAGCTGGGAGCCAATGGTGATGTCACGAGCAATGCACGATAAGTCTCAGACTGACTTGGCTGTCGTTAATTGCTTGAATTGGTGCGAG TTATTATTTGTCTTGCAGGAGGATTATAGTGTAAGTTCATTCTTTAAAGGTTATTCAGAGGGTATACTTGACTTGTCTGACTGGCCCCAAATGCTCAAGTTGAATGATTGGCCTCCATCTGGTTTATTGGAAGATCATCTTCCGCGTCATAACGTGGAGTTCATAAGTGCTTTGCCTTTTAAGGAGTACACACATCCACATAGCGGCTACTTGAATCTTGCTGTGAAGTTACCCAACGACCATTTGACGCCAGACACAGGGCCAAAGCTGTATGCCGCTTATGGCTTTTCCCAGGAACTTGGACGCGGAGATTCTGTAAAGAAAATTAACTGTCATGAGTCGGATGTG GTGTATGTGCTCACGCATATTAAAGAGATGACATTTACTCCTTCAGAGCTTGCTGAAGTGAAAAAGTTGAAAGAAAAGCACCATCTTCAGGATCAGAGAGAACTATATTTAAATCGAAAATTTGGCTTGGAGCAGCAGCAGCAGGAACACAATGATATAGAAGAATTAGAAAAGGCAGAGAGCGGTGCCCTTTGGGATATTTATCGAAGAGAGGATGCGTCTaagttaaaagaatatttgagTAAACATTTTGGAGAGTTCAGGCATACATATTGTTTGCCGGTAAAGCAG GTTTTTGACCCTATTCATGATGGAGCATTTTTCTTGGATTCGGATCATAAAAGGAGACTTAAGCAGGAATATG GAATTGAACCGTGGACTGTGGTGCAAAATTTAGGAGATGCAGTTTTTATTCCTGCTGGTTGTCCTTTTCAAGTTAGAAATTTGAAA GTGTCAACTGGCTTTGTGTCACCTGAAAATTTAGATGCATGCCTCCGTTTAACAGAGGAAATTCGTGTTCTTCCCCAAGAGCATGGTGCCAAGGAAGACAAATTAGGG GTAAAGAAATTAATTCTTTATGCAATGAGACAAGTCTTGGACAACTTGGATGCTTTCCCCAA AAAAACTGAGTGTGTAAATATCAATTCTGGTTCATCATCCAAAGAAGGTGGAGACTTTGGATCAGAGCCAGGATTTGATCTTGAAAGTGAGAGTTACTTCCATCCTGCTACACAGAATGTGTATGCTAGGCGTCAATCAAAGAAGAACCAGAGAGGCATTTTTAGTCTTAGGTGTGATGCTAACCGAATAGGAAGTGACTTCCAAGAGGCGGCCAATGTATCTAAG CAAATTTCTCATGTTTTGACCAAAACAGTGCAACCTCTTTCCTCTAATGATTCTCCAGGCTCTTGCAGTCAATTGCTCAG AGGAGAGCCTATATCTTGTGAACAAACTGAGTATATGGATATAAGTTCTGATTCGTCCAAAAAAAGTGAACATCTGGGATCATCGTTTGACCTTGAAAGTGAGTACAATCCTGCTACACAGAAAGTATATTCGAGGAGCCAATCCAAGGACCGTAGAGGGATGTTTAGACTGAGATGTGATCTTACCCCAGTTGAAAGTGACTTCCAAAAGGAGGACATTATATCTCAG GAGGTTTCTCACACCATAACCAAATCAGTGCAACTTCCTTCCAAGAATGATTGTTCAGTCAAGCTCCCAGGTCAGTCAAGCTCACAAGTTTCTTACAGTCAAGCTCCTAGGTCAGTCTCTGCAGAGATGGTTGGGTTCTTCAACCATTTGGAGGAACAAATTCAAGAAGACAAGTTTGACGTATACAGGGTGCTTCCTCCTCAAATTCAGCTGGATGAAGAGATCATTCAGGAGCATGAGAAGGTTCTCAAGAAGTATTTGTCTGGACGCCTTTTAGACCTCGCAAATGATTCAAATTTCGAAAATTTTAATAAAGCCTTGCACTTTCTGCTGGCTTGTAGGAGAATCCCTTCACACCTGCAGCAGGGATTCGTAACTCTTCGCTGGGATTTACCGAATTTAACCAGTAGAGCCTATGAGCTTCACAAAGAAGTGAACCGAGGCATGGTTATGCCTCTTGCAAGGTCCAAAGAGAGAGAGCAGTTAAAGAGCATCCTGGGCAATTATCGCCAGGTTGAGTATAATCTGGTagagttggagaaagagaaagatgCCAACTTGCTTGTAATAGCTAGGCTTGTGGAGCAAATGAAAGATCATAACTTGGACGAGATAATCAAGTTACAGGCTAGTAACGAAGCCATAGATGCTAAGATTAACAAATTTGCGGAAGAAGCTAAGGCGTTACACAAGGATGCCACTGCTCAAAATTATAAAGTAATACACCTTGAGGCTATGAGAGCAGAATATGAGGCTAATGTAGAGAATGCTATGAATCGGTGGGTTACCATGGAGCTTAAATGGAAGGAGCGCGTGGAATCATTGGACTATTGA
- the LOC141707157 gene encoding lysine-specific demethylase JMJ26-like isoform X3, whose translation MEGTSHSGSKRKAVQQAVVEVTDSDSSDSSTTTNYTLKRCKIEKSGADGEAKSCHQCKRNDKGRVVNCSKCEKKRYCTRCISNNYPNMNEEDFVEACPFCRDICNCKSCLRLDFPIKNETRLSEDDKIHHSKYLLKRLLPFVRQIHEQQIMEREMEAKIGGLSMSDVKVQIAYCPIDERMNCDYCRTSIADYHRSCTRCSYDLCITCCQELRDCCLHGQKEIMQDVVPEVGYLHGETCAPLSNGNLGTTTEMRDGDLVKAKPEWKPNKDGSISCPPESIGGCGKGILKLNQVLPDNWLSDMLVKAEKVYELYKLNDLPETPVHRSPCYKLAYDNNAKKKLRKAASRENSEDNCLFSPSAKDIEAGDLKHFQAHWLKGEPVIISGVLDTTYGLSWEPMVMSRAMHDKSQTDLAVVNCLNWCEEDYSVSSFFKGYSEGILDLSDWPQMLKLNDWPPSGLLEDHLPRHNVEFISALPFKEYTHPHSGYLNLAVKLPNDHLTPDTGPKLYAAYGFSQELGRGDSVKKINCHESDVVYVLTHIKEMTFTPSELAEVKKLKEKHHLQDQRELYLNRKFGLEQQQQEHNDIEELEKAESGALWDIYRREDASKLKEYLSKHFGEFRHTYCLPVKQVFDPIHDGAFFLDSDHKRRLKQEYGIEPWTVVQNLGDAVFIPAGCPFQVRNLKSCIQVSTGFVSPENLDACLRLTEEIRVLPQEHGAKEDKLGVKKLILYAMRQVLDNLDAFPKKTECVNINSGSSSKEGGDFGSEPGFDLESESYFHPATQNVYARRQSKKNQRGIFSLRCDANRIGSDFQEAANVSKQISHVLTKTVQPLSSNDSPGSCSQLLRGEPISCEQTEYMDISSDSSKKSEHLGSSFDLESEYNPATQKVYSRSQSKDRRGMFRLRCDLTPVESDFQKEDIISQEVSHTITKSVQLPSKNDCSVKLPGQSSSQVSYSQAPRSVSAEMVGFFNHLEEQIQEDKFDVYRVLPPQIQLDEEIIQEHEKVLKKYLSGRLLDLANDSNFENFNKALHFLLACRRIPSHLQQGFVTLRWDLPNLTSRAYELHKEVNRGMVMPLARSKEREQLKSILGNYRQVEYNLVELEKEKDANLLVIARLVEQMKDHNLDEIIKLQASNEAIDAKINKFAEEAKALHKDATAQNYKVIHLEAMRAEYEANVENAMNRWVTMELKWKERVESLDY comes from the exons ATGGAGGGAACCTCGCACAGTGGTAGCAAAAGAAAAGCTGTTCAACAAGCTGTAGTTGAAGTTACTGATTCTGATTCCTCAGATTCATCCACCACCACCAACTACACACTAAAACGCTGTAAAATT GAGAAATCCGGGGCTGATGGTGAAGCGAAGTCTTGTCATCAGTGTAAAAGGAATGATAAAGGGCGTGTTGTGAATTGCAGCAAGTGTGAGAAGAAAAGATATTGTACTCGCTGCATTTCGAATAA CTATCCCAATATGAATGAGGAGGATTTTGTGGAGGCTTGTCCTTTTTGCCGAGACATCTGTAACTGCAAAAGCTGTTTGCGCTTAGATTTTCCCATTAAA AACGAAACTAGGCTCAGTGAAGATGACAAAATCCATCACTCAAAATATCTCCTGAAACGGCTTCTCCCTTTCGTTAGACAAATCCATGAACAACAAATTATGGAAAGAGAGATGGAGGCTAAGATTGGAG GGTTGTCAATGTCAGACGTTAAAGTTCAAATAGCTTACTGTCCCATTGATGAGCGTATGAATTG CGATTATTGTAGAACTTCTATTGCTGACTACCACCGGAGCTGTACACGATGTTCGTATGATCTTTGCATCACTTGTTGTCAGGAGTTGCGTGATTGCTGTTTGCACGGTCAGAAGGAAATAATGCAAGATGTAGTTCCTGAGGTGGGCTATCTCCATGGTGAAACATGTGCACCTCTTAGCAACGGAAATTTGGGCACAACTACTGAAATGAGGGACGGTGATTTAGTGAAGGCAAAACCGGAATGGAAACCTAACAAGGATGGTAGTATATCTTGTCCACCGGAGAGTATTGGTGGGTGCGGTAAAGGAATTCTGAAGCTGAACCAAGTCTTACCAGACAACTGGCTTTCAGACATGTTAGTGAAAGCTGAAAAGGTATATGAATTGTATAAGCTGAATGATTTGCCAGAAACTCCTGTACACAGGTCTCCCTGTTATAAATTGGCATATGATAACAATGCCAAAAAGAAATTACGAAAAGCTGCATCTCGAGAAAACTCTGAAGACAACTGCTTGTTCTCTCCAAGTGCGAAAGACATCGAAGCTGGAGACCTGAAGCATTTTCAGGCCCACTGGTTAAAAGGAGAACCAGTAATCATTAGTGGTGTGCTTGATACTACGTATGGTTTAAGCTGGGAGCCAATGGTGATGTCACGAGCAATGCACGATAAGTCTCAGACTGACTTGGCTGTCGTTAATTGCTTGAATTGGTGCGAG GAGGATTATAGTGTAAGTTCATTCTTTAAAGGTTATTCAGAGGGTATACTTGACTTGTCTGACTGGCCCCAAATGCTCAAGTTGAATGATTGGCCTCCATCTGGTTTATTGGAAGATCATCTTCCGCGTCATAACGTGGAGTTCATAAGTGCTTTGCCTTTTAAGGAGTACACACATCCACATAGCGGCTACTTGAATCTTGCTGTGAAGTTACCCAACGACCATTTGACGCCAGACACAGGGCCAAAGCTGTATGCCGCTTATGGCTTTTCCCAGGAACTTGGACGCGGAGATTCTGTAAAGAAAATTAACTGTCATGAGTCGGATGTG GTGTATGTGCTCACGCATATTAAAGAGATGACATTTACTCCTTCAGAGCTTGCTGAAGTGAAAAAGTTGAAAGAAAAGCACCATCTTCAGGATCAGAGAGAACTATATTTAAATCGAAAATTTGGCTTGGAGCAGCAGCAGCAGGAACACAATGATATAGAAGAATTAGAAAAGGCAGAGAGCGGTGCCCTTTGGGATATTTATCGAAGAGAGGATGCGTCTaagttaaaagaatatttgagTAAACATTTTGGAGAGTTCAGGCATACATATTGTTTGCCGGTAAAGCAG GTTTTTGACCCTATTCATGATGGAGCATTTTTCTTGGATTCGGATCATAAAAGGAGACTTAAGCAGGAATATG GAATTGAACCGTGGACTGTGGTGCAAAATTTAGGAGATGCAGTTTTTATTCCTGCTGGTTGTCCTTTTCAAGTTAGAAATTTGAAA TCATGTATACAGGTGTCAACTGGCTTTGTGTCACCTGAAAATTTAGATGCATGCCTCCGTTTAACAGAGGAAATTCGTGTTCTTCCCCAAGAGCATGGTGCCAAGGAAGACAAATTAGGG GTAAAGAAATTAATTCTTTATGCAATGAGACAAGTCTTGGACAACTTGGATGCTTTCCCCAA AAAAACTGAGTGTGTAAATATCAATTCTGGTTCATCATCCAAAGAAGGTGGAGACTTTGGATCAGAGCCAGGATTTGATCTTGAAAGTGAGAGTTACTTCCATCCTGCTACACAGAATGTGTATGCTAGGCGTCAATCAAAGAAGAACCAGAGAGGCATTTTTAGTCTTAGGTGTGATGCTAACCGAATAGGAAGTGACTTCCAAGAGGCGGCCAATGTATCTAAG CAAATTTCTCATGTTTTGACCAAAACAGTGCAACCTCTTTCCTCTAATGATTCTCCAGGCTCTTGCAGTCAATTGCTCAG AGGAGAGCCTATATCTTGTGAACAAACTGAGTATATGGATATAAGTTCTGATTCGTCCAAAAAAAGTGAACATCTGGGATCATCGTTTGACCTTGAAAGTGAGTACAATCCTGCTACACAGAAAGTATATTCGAGGAGCCAATCCAAGGACCGTAGAGGGATGTTTAGACTGAGATGTGATCTTACCCCAGTTGAAAGTGACTTCCAAAAGGAGGACATTATATCTCAG GAGGTTTCTCACACCATAACCAAATCAGTGCAACTTCCTTCCAAGAATGATTGTTCAGTCAAGCTCCCAGGTCAGTCAAGCTCACAAGTTTCTTACAGTCAAGCTCCTAGGTCAGTCTCTGCAGAGATGGTTGGGTTCTTCAACCATTTGGAGGAACAAATTCAAGAAGACAAGTTTGACGTATACAGGGTGCTTCCTCCTCAAATTCAGCTGGATGAAGAGATCATTCAGGAGCATGAGAAGGTTCTCAAGAAGTATTTGTCTGGACGCCTTTTAGACCTCGCAAATGATTCAAATTTCGAAAATTTTAATAAAGCCTTGCACTTTCTGCTGGCTTGTAGGAGAATCCCTTCACACCTGCAGCAGGGATTCGTAACTCTTCGCTGGGATTTACCGAATTTAACCAGTAGAGCCTATGAGCTTCACAAAGAAGTGAACCGAGGCATGGTTATGCCTCTTGCAAGGTCCAAAGAGAGAGAGCAGTTAAAGAGCATCCTGGGCAATTATCGCCAGGTTGAGTATAATCTGGTagagttggagaaagagaaagatgCCAACTTGCTTGTAATAGCTAGGCTTGTGGAGCAAATGAAAGATCATAACTTGGACGAGATAATCAAGTTACAGGCTAGTAACGAAGCCATAGATGCTAAGATTAACAAATTTGCGGAAGAAGCTAAGGCGTTACACAAGGATGCCACTGCTCAAAATTATAAAGTAATACACCTTGAGGCTATGAGAGCAGAATATGAGGCTAATGTAGAGAATGCTATGAATCGGTGGGTTACCATGGAGCTTAAATGGAAGGAGCGCGTGGAATCATTGGACTATTGA
- the LOC141707157 gene encoding lysine-specific demethylase JMJ26-like isoform X1, giving the protein MEGTSHSGSKRKAVQQAVVEVTDSDSSDSSTTTNYTLKRCKIEKSGADGEAKSCHQCKRNDKGRVVNCSKCEKKRYCTRCISNNYPNMNEEDFVEACPFCRDICNCKSCLRLDFPIKNETRLSEDDKIHHSKYLLKRLLPFVRQIHEQQIMEREMEAKIGGLSMSDVKVQIAYCPIDERMNCDYCRTSIADYHRSCTRCSYDLCITCCQELRDCCLHGQKEIMQDVVPEVGYLHGETCAPLSNGNLGTTTEMRDGDLVKAKPEWKPNKDGSISCPPESIGGCGKGILKLNQVLPDNWLSDMLVKAEKVYELYKLNDLPETPVHRSPCYKLAYDNNAKKKLRKAASRENSEDNCLFSPSAKDIEAGDLKHFQAHWLKGEPVIISGVLDTTYGLSWEPMVMSRAMHDKSQTDLAVVNCLNWCELLFVLQEDYSVSSFFKGYSEGILDLSDWPQMLKLNDWPPSGLLEDHLPRHNVEFISALPFKEYTHPHSGYLNLAVKLPNDHLTPDTGPKLYAAYGFSQELGRGDSVKKINCHESDVVYVLTHIKEMTFTPSELAEVKKLKEKHHLQDQRELYLNRKFGLEQQQQEHNDIEELEKAESGALWDIYRREDASKLKEYLSKHFGEFRHTYCLPVKQVFDPIHDGAFFLDSDHKRRLKQEYGIEPWTVVQNLGDAVFIPAGCPFQVRNLKSCIQVSTGFVSPENLDACLRLTEEIRVLPQEHGAKEDKLGVKKLILYAMRQVLDNLDAFPKKTECVNINSGSSSKEGGDFGSEPGFDLESESYFHPATQNVYARRQSKKNQRGIFSLRCDANRIGSDFQEAANVSKQISHVLTKTVQPLSSNDSPGSCSQLLRGEPISCEQTEYMDISSDSSKKSEHLGSSFDLESEYNPATQKVYSRSQSKDRRGMFRLRCDLTPVESDFQKEDIISQEVSHTITKSVQLPSKNDCSVKLPGQSSSQVSYSQAPRSVSAEMVGFFNHLEEQIQEDKFDVYRVLPPQIQLDEEIIQEHEKVLKKYLSGRLLDLANDSNFENFNKALHFLLACRRIPSHLQQGFVTLRWDLPNLTSRAYELHKEVNRGMVMPLARSKEREQLKSILGNYRQVEYNLVELEKEKDANLLVIARLVEQMKDHNLDEIIKLQASNEAIDAKINKFAEEAKALHKDATAQNYKVIHLEAMRAEYEANVENAMNRWVTMELKWKERVESLDY; this is encoded by the exons ATGGAGGGAACCTCGCACAGTGGTAGCAAAAGAAAAGCTGTTCAACAAGCTGTAGTTGAAGTTACTGATTCTGATTCCTCAGATTCATCCACCACCACCAACTACACACTAAAACGCTGTAAAATT GAGAAATCCGGGGCTGATGGTGAAGCGAAGTCTTGTCATCAGTGTAAAAGGAATGATAAAGGGCGTGTTGTGAATTGCAGCAAGTGTGAGAAGAAAAGATATTGTACTCGCTGCATTTCGAATAA CTATCCCAATATGAATGAGGAGGATTTTGTGGAGGCTTGTCCTTTTTGCCGAGACATCTGTAACTGCAAAAGCTGTTTGCGCTTAGATTTTCCCATTAAA AACGAAACTAGGCTCAGTGAAGATGACAAAATCCATCACTCAAAATATCTCCTGAAACGGCTTCTCCCTTTCGTTAGACAAATCCATGAACAACAAATTATGGAAAGAGAGATGGAGGCTAAGATTGGAG GGTTGTCAATGTCAGACGTTAAAGTTCAAATAGCTTACTGTCCCATTGATGAGCGTATGAATTG CGATTATTGTAGAACTTCTATTGCTGACTACCACCGGAGCTGTACACGATGTTCGTATGATCTTTGCATCACTTGTTGTCAGGAGTTGCGTGATTGCTGTTTGCACGGTCAGAAGGAAATAATGCAAGATGTAGTTCCTGAGGTGGGCTATCTCCATGGTGAAACATGTGCACCTCTTAGCAACGGAAATTTGGGCACAACTACTGAAATGAGGGACGGTGATTTAGTGAAGGCAAAACCGGAATGGAAACCTAACAAGGATGGTAGTATATCTTGTCCACCGGAGAGTATTGGTGGGTGCGGTAAAGGAATTCTGAAGCTGAACCAAGTCTTACCAGACAACTGGCTTTCAGACATGTTAGTGAAAGCTGAAAAGGTATATGAATTGTATAAGCTGAATGATTTGCCAGAAACTCCTGTACACAGGTCTCCCTGTTATAAATTGGCATATGATAACAATGCCAAAAAGAAATTACGAAAAGCTGCATCTCGAGAAAACTCTGAAGACAACTGCTTGTTCTCTCCAAGTGCGAAAGACATCGAAGCTGGAGACCTGAAGCATTTTCAGGCCCACTGGTTAAAAGGAGAACCAGTAATCATTAGTGGTGTGCTTGATACTACGTATGGTTTAAGCTGGGAGCCAATGGTGATGTCACGAGCAATGCACGATAAGTCTCAGACTGACTTGGCTGTCGTTAATTGCTTGAATTGGTGCGAG TTATTATTTGTCTTGCAGGAGGATTATAGTGTAAGTTCATTCTTTAAAGGTTATTCAGAGGGTATACTTGACTTGTCTGACTGGCCCCAAATGCTCAAGTTGAATGATTGGCCTCCATCTGGTTTATTGGAAGATCATCTTCCGCGTCATAACGTGGAGTTCATAAGTGCTTTGCCTTTTAAGGAGTACACACATCCACATAGCGGCTACTTGAATCTTGCTGTGAAGTTACCCAACGACCATTTGACGCCAGACACAGGGCCAAAGCTGTATGCCGCTTATGGCTTTTCCCAGGAACTTGGACGCGGAGATTCTGTAAAGAAAATTAACTGTCATGAGTCGGATGTG GTGTATGTGCTCACGCATATTAAAGAGATGACATTTACTCCTTCAGAGCTTGCTGAAGTGAAAAAGTTGAAAGAAAAGCACCATCTTCAGGATCAGAGAGAACTATATTTAAATCGAAAATTTGGCTTGGAGCAGCAGCAGCAGGAACACAATGATATAGAAGAATTAGAAAAGGCAGAGAGCGGTGCCCTTTGGGATATTTATCGAAGAGAGGATGCGTCTaagttaaaagaatatttgagTAAACATTTTGGAGAGTTCAGGCATACATATTGTTTGCCGGTAAAGCAG GTTTTTGACCCTATTCATGATGGAGCATTTTTCTTGGATTCGGATCATAAAAGGAGACTTAAGCAGGAATATG GAATTGAACCGTGGACTGTGGTGCAAAATTTAGGAGATGCAGTTTTTATTCCTGCTGGTTGTCCTTTTCAAGTTAGAAATTTGAAA TCATGTATACAGGTGTCAACTGGCTTTGTGTCACCTGAAAATTTAGATGCATGCCTCCGTTTAACAGAGGAAATTCGTGTTCTTCCCCAAGAGCATGGTGCCAAGGAAGACAAATTAGGG GTAAAGAAATTAATTCTTTATGCAATGAGACAAGTCTTGGACAACTTGGATGCTTTCCCCAA AAAAACTGAGTGTGTAAATATCAATTCTGGTTCATCATCCAAAGAAGGTGGAGACTTTGGATCAGAGCCAGGATTTGATCTTGAAAGTGAGAGTTACTTCCATCCTGCTACACAGAATGTGTATGCTAGGCGTCAATCAAAGAAGAACCAGAGAGGCATTTTTAGTCTTAGGTGTGATGCTAACCGAATAGGAAGTGACTTCCAAGAGGCGGCCAATGTATCTAAG CAAATTTCTCATGTTTTGACCAAAACAGTGCAACCTCTTTCCTCTAATGATTCTCCAGGCTCTTGCAGTCAATTGCTCAG AGGAGAGCCTATATCTTGTGAACAAACTGAGTATATGGATATAAGTTCTGATTCGTCCAAAAAAAGTGAACATCTGGGATCATCGTTTGACCTTGAAAGTGAGTACAATCCTGCTACACAGAAAGTATATTCGAGGAGCCAATCCAAGGACCGTAGAGGGATGTTTAGACTGAGATGTGATCTTACCCCAGTTGAAAGTGACTTCCAAAAGGAGGACATTATATCTCAG GAGGTTTCTCACACCATAACCAAATCAGTGCAACTTCCTTCCAAGAATGATTGTTCAGTCAAGCTCCCAGGTCAGTCAAGCTCACAAGTTTCTTACAGTCAAGCTCCTAGGTCAGTCTCTGCAGAGATGGTTGGGTTCTTCAACCATTTGGAGGAACAAATTCAAGAAGACAAGTTTGACGTATACAGGGTGCTTCCTCCTCAAATTCAGCTGGATGAAGAGATCATTCAGGAGCATGAGAAGGTTCTCAAGAAGTATTTGTCTGGACGCCTTTTAGACCTCGCAAATGATTCAAATTTCGAAAATTTTAATAAAGCCTTGCACTTTCTGCTGGCTTGTAGGAGAATCCCTTCACACCTGCAGCAGGGATTCGTAACTCTTCGCTGGGATTTACCGAATTTAACCAGTAGAGCCTATGAGCTTCACAAAGAAGTGAACCGAGGCATGGTTATGCCTCTTGCAAGGTCCAAAGAGAGAGAGCAGTTAAAGAGCATCCTGGGCAATTATCGCCAGGTTGAGTATAATCTGGTagagttggagaaagagaaagatgCCAACTTGCTTGTAATAGCTAGGCTTGTGGAGCAAATGAAAGATCATAACTTGGACGAGATAATCAAGTTACAGGCTAGTAACGAAGCCATAGATGCTAAGATTAACAAATTTGCGGAAGAAGCTAAGGCGTTACACAAGGATGCCACTGCTCAAAATTATAAAGTAATACACCTTGAGGCTATGAGAGCAGAATATGAGGCTAATGTAGAGAATGCTATGAATCGGTGGGTTACCATGGAGCTTAAATGGAAGGAGCGCGTGGAATCATTGGACTATTGA